GCATTAACTAACTAAAGTTATGAATTTGCTCAAATAATACAAAGTTAGAATAGATAAATTAGGTGCATGCAGAAAAAGGGTTCTCAAAAGAGAACCCTTTATAACAGAGTTATAATGTCTTACAGTTTGTTAACGTGTGAAGCTAATTTAGATTTTAAGTTAGCAGCTTTATTCTTATGAATTACGTTGATTTTTGCAAGTTTATCTAGCATTGCAGTAACCTTTGGAAGTAATTCATTAGCAGCTTCCTTATCTGAAGTAGCACGTAACTTTCTTACAGCATTTCTAGCAGTCTTAGCGTAATACTTATTGTGTACTCTTTTCTTTTCAGACTGTCTAATTCTTTTAATTGCAGATTGATGATTTGCCATCTCTTAAGTTATCTAAATTATTATCTTTTGGTAGTCCGTAGGGGAATCGAACCCCTGTTACCAGGATGAAAACCTGGCGTCCTAACCCCTAGACGAACGGACCATTATTTTTATTATCACAAACAGCAAAGATGCTGTATTATTTTGTAGTCCGTAGGGGAATCGAACCCCTGTTACCAGGATGAAAACCTGGCGTCCTAACCCCTAGACGAACGGACCATTATTTTTAAAGAGCTGCAAAGATAAACTAAGTTTTTTAATTTGCAAAATTTTCAGCGAAAATTTTTCTTTAAATGCTATCGGGATGTTGAGGAAATGGAGCCTCTGTTTTTCCCTTTTGCGCTGCAAAGAAAGATATAATTCTTTAAACCCACAATACTTTTTTTGAAAAAAAAACACACTTTTTTTTCAATTGTAAACTAAGTGCTTCAATTTTAGTGAGAAAAAAGTTAACGCCATTCTACAATTGTTCCTCTTTCTTTGTTTAAAAACTTCTTGGGAACTATATTCTGAATATGCTTACCCAATAAATTTAGGAGTTTATTTTTTGTGTAATGTCTCGAATAAACTAAACTAACTTCTCGTAATGGGTGTAAGTTAGAAAATCTTTTAACCTGAGTTTTCTTTTCTTCTGGTAAATATTGTAGAGCTAGTTCTGGAATAAGAGTAAAGCCTCCTTCTCTATCAACAATTTTCATTAAAGTTTCTAAAGAATTACTTTCAAAATCGAAAGGAAGTTCCTGATGTTGTAAATCGTGCATTTCACAAAGGTTAACAACTTGGTTTCTAAAACAATGTCCATCGCCAAGCATCCAGATCTCTGGAGTAGCAATATCCTTAACCTCAATATAAGATTGTTTTAATAAATAGTGATCTTTATGTGCATATATCATCATTTCTTCATAAAACAAAGGTGCTTCTATTATCTTATCGTCTTTGGCTGGAGTAACAAATATTCCAACATCAATTTGGTCTTTTTTTAGGCTTTTCATGATATCTTCCGAAACCATTTCTTCCACTTCTACTTTAATAGCTGGATATTCACGAATATAATCACCTATAAACATTGGCAAAAGAAAAGGAGCTAGTGTGGGGATAATACCAATTTTAAGATTTCCTTCTATGGTGTTTTTATGATCTTTTATTATTTCATTTACTTTTTTAGTTTCGGCAAGTATTATTCTTGCTTGTTCTATTATTCTTTCTCCTATATCAGTAGGAATAATAGGTTGCTTGCTTCTGTCGAAAACAGTTATATCAAGAAACTCTTCGAGTTTTTTAATTTGCATACTTAAAGTTGGCTGTGTAATAAAGCACTTATCGGCAGCCGTTGCAAAATGACGGTAGGTGTCAACAGCAACAATATATTCTAGTTGGGTAATGGTTATCATGAAATCTTATTTAATTTGAATCCTAGTCAAATATAAAAAATATCTATGGTAATATAAACATTATTGATTTGATTGATACAGGAAAGCTTTCTATATTTGAAATAGAAAACAAAAAGTAATTTGATATATAGATTATTACTTGCAACAAATTTAAGTTTTACCTTTGAAAAAAAAAGGAAATAAAATTAATAGTTTGATAGTTTTTGTTATTTAAGTTTTATTAGATGTTTGGGTTTTGAAGCCGGAGTTTGGGTCTCCGGCTTCTTTGTTTTTATTAGTCTGTTAAATTTATACTTTCTTTTTTAAGCCGCTTTTTTTATTAATTAGGTCTCAAATGCTTAGTTATGAACTAATAGTGGCGATATGTTATTTAGCACTCATGCTGAATAGCAGAAATTGCTTTTGAAAATTATACTACTTTAGTCGGCGAATTTGAAAATTAAAACATCATTATAAAAACTGATTAGAGATGCGTAAAGAGATCAAGACAGTTTCTGTTGAAGAAGCAGCAAAGGTGATTAAATCTGGTGATAGAGTTCATTTGCACTCAGTTGCATTAACTCCTCATCCATTTATTAAAGCAATGTGCGAACGTGGTCGTAATGGCGAAATTTACGATGTTACAATTCAACATATTCACACAGAAGGTCCAGCCCCTTACGCTGAGCCTGAATTCGAGGGAATTTTTAATTTGGAATCTTTGTTTGTAGGTGCTAATGTAAGAAAGCAAACTCAAGCTGGATATGCTGATTATATTCCTGTATTCCTTGGTGAAACTCAGCAGTTAATTCGTGAAGGTATTTTAAAAGTAAATGTTACAGTAGTGCAGGTAAGTACTCCTGATAAGCATGGATATGTATCTTTAGGTACTTCGGTAGAGGCTAGTAAGGCAGCTGTTGAAGAAGCCGATACTGTTGTTGCAATTATTAATCCTAATGTACCTCGTGCATTTGGAGATGCAATGATGCCTTTATCTGCATTTGATGTTTTCTGTGAGGATAATTCACCTCTTATTGAGCACCATAATGCTCCTTTATCTGAAATTGATATTCAAATTGGTAAAAATGTAGCAGGATTAATTCCTGATGGAGCATGTTTGCAAATGGGGATTGGTGGAATTCCAAATGCTGTGTTGGCACAGTTAGGAAATCACAAGAATCTTGGTGTTCACACAGAGATGTTTGCCGACGGTCTTCTTCCATTGGTTGAAAGTGGTGTTGTAAACGGTATGAACAAAAAATTGGATCCAGGTAAAATTGTTGCTGGTTTCTTAATGGGAACAAAAGAGCTTTACGATTTTGTTGATGATAATCCAGGTGTATTGATGATGGATGTTGCTTATACAAATGGTGTACATATCATTAAGCAAAACCCTAAAGTATGTGCTATTAACTCTGCATTGTCAATCGATATTACAGGTCAGGTTTGTGCCGATTCAATTGGAACAAAACACTATTCTGGTGTAGGTGGACAAATTGATTTTACTCGTGGTGCTGCAGCTTCTGAAGGTGGTGTTCCTATTATTGCAATGCCTTCTGTTACAGGAAAAGGGCTTTCTAAAATTACTCCAACTTTATTACAGGGATCAGGTGTTGTAACTACTCGTAATAATATGAGATGGTTTGCTACTGAGTATGGTGCAGTTAACTTATTTGGTAAATCTCTTCAGCAAAGAGCTAAGGCAATTATTTCTGTTGCACATCCAAACTTTAGAGAAGAGCTTGATAAAGCTGCTTTCGAAAGATTTGGAAGTCATTATCACTTTGTAAGCAAAGTAGCAAAATAAGCTATTTAAGATATATAGTTTAGAGGCATTCGTTTGAGTGCCTCTTTTTTTATGAGTTTGATTTAGGAACCGAGTCTAATAGTTTTTCCGATTTAGGAATTGTAATGAAAAAGCTACTTCCTATGTTTTCTTCACTTTCGGCCCATATTTTTCCTCCGTTTTTTTCTATGTATTCTTTGCAAAGTAGTAATCCAATACCTGCACCTTTTTCTTTAGCTGTTCCCAATGCCAGATAGTTACTGTCTAATCGGAAAATTTTATTCAGATTTTTTTTACTCATTCCAACTCCTTCGTCGGAAATTTCCAATTCAATTAAATATTTTTTTACTCTGGTTGATAAAGTAATGGTTCCTTCGGGGTAAGAGAATTTTATTGCATTGGATATAAGGTTTTTAAATACTTCAGTTATGGCTGCGGGATCGGCATAAGCCATTGAGCTATTATCCATATTATAAATAACTTTAATATTTTTTTCAATTAAAGGGCCAGATAATTTTTGAAGTGTTTTGCAGAGATGTTCCTTCATATTAAAAAATTGAGGAACGAAATTGGTTTTACCTGCTTGCGATGCCGACCACAGTAAAATATTCTCAACTAGATTATTGGTGTGAGATGAAAGGTCGCGAATTTCACGGGCTAATAATTTTTGTGCTTCAATGTCTTTCTCTTCTAGGCTATCAATTAGTTTTTTACTTATTGTATTTAAATCAATAAATGGTTCTCTCAGGTCGCTGGAAATGATATTAAATATTTTGTCTTTTGTAAGGTTAAGATCTCGCAGTATTAACTTCGATTCTTTAAGTCGAGAATTAATATCTTCCAATTCTTTGTTTTTTTGTTTTAAGGTTTTGGTTGCTTTTTTTCTGAATTTAATATTTTTATATAGGATGTAGCTTATGATTCCTGCTGAAATAATGAGTGCAATAAAAAGATAAATTAAAATTGTTTGCATTCGGTTATATTCCTTCAGGCTTTTTATTTCGTCTTTATTTTTAGAAATTTCGTAGTTTGCCTCAAATTCTGATATTTTACCTTTGTCTAATTGATCTACAATACTGTCGTATTGTGTGTTCGAAAAGTTTCTATAATACTCAAGAGCTTTTTGATAATCGCCTTTATTTGAGTAATATTCAAATAAATTTTCAGCTGTTTTTTTCTGCAGGTTTCTGTCGTTTGATAGTTTGGCATTTTTAAAAGCAGTATTCAAATATGGTAATGCATCATCGCTTTTGTAATAATGCATTAGAATTTCACCAATACTGTTCGATGAATAGGCAATACCCTTAACATTACCAATTTTATCATGAATATTTAAAGCTATTTTATGAAACTCCTGACTTTTATCAAAATTGTTAAAACTTCGGTAAAGGTTACCTATCAATGAAAATACATTGGCTTGTTCTTTAAGATCACCAACTTCATCATAAATTTTTAAGGACTCATTGTAATTTTTTAATGAATAATCTAATTCATTAAGATCTTTATAAACTGTTCCAATATTTTTTAAAGTAGCAGCAGTATATCTTTTATTACCCAAATCTTTACGAAGTTTAAGAGATCGATTGTAGTAGTTAAGTGATTCATTGTAATTGTTTAAGCGCCAGTATATTCCTCCTATATCGTTTAAGGTGTATGCTATAAGCGATTTGTTGCCGTCTTCGGTTCTTAGTTTTAAGGCTTTTTTATAATAATCGAGAGCCTTATTGTACTTGTTAAGGCTCTTGTATACATTTCCTAAATTGTTTAAAGTGGCCGAAATATCAGTTTTATCGTTTAGTTTAGATCTAATTTCAAGAGCCTTTAAATAAAATTCTAATGCATTGGCATATTCTTTCTTCATCCAATGAACACTACCAATATTATTTAAAGTATATGCAACTTCCTTTTGTGAGCCGTTTTTTATTCGAATATCTAATGCTTGGTTAAAATAATCGAGTGCTTCTTCATATTTTAAAAGTATTTTATATATTTC
This genomic interval from uncultured Marinifilum sp. contains the following:
- a CDS encoding acetyl-CoA hydrolase/transferase C-terminal domain-containing protein yields the protein MRKEIKTVSVEEAAKVIKSGDRVHLHSVALTPHPFIKAMCERGRNGEIYDVTIQHIHTEGPAPYAEPEFEGIFNLESLFVGANVRKQTQAGYADYIPVFLGETQQLIREGILKVNVTVVQVSTPDKHGYVSLGTSVEASKAAVEEADTVVAIINPNVPRAFGDAMMPLSAFDVFCEDNSPLIEHHNAPLSEIDIQIGKNVAGLIPDGACLQMGIGGIPNAVLAQLGNHKNLGVHTEMFADGLLPLVESGVVNGMNKKLDPGKIVAGFLMGTKELYDFVDDNPGVLMMDVAYTNGVHIIKQNPKVCAINSALSIDITGQVCADSIGTKHYSGVGGQIDFTRGAAASEGGVPIIAMPSVTGKGLSKITPTLLQGSGVVTTRNNMRWFATEYGAVNLFGKSLQQRAKAIISVAHPNFREELDKAAFERFGSHYHFVSKVAK
- a CDS encoding hydrogen peroxide-inducible genes activator, which produces MITITQLEYIVAVDTYRHFATAADKCFITQPTLSMQIKKLEEFLDITVFDRSKQPIIPTDIGERIIEQARIILAETKKVNEIIKDHKNTIEGNLKIGIIPTLAPFLLPMFIGDYIREYPAIKVEVEEMVSEDIMKSLKKDQIDVGIFVTPAKDDKIIEAPLFYEEMMIYAHKDHYLLKQSYIEVKDIATPEIWMLGDGHCFRNQVVNLCEMHDLQHQELPFDFESNSLETLMKIVDREGGFTLIPELALQYLPEEKKTQVKRFSNLHPLREVSLVYSRHYTKNKLLNLLGKHIQNIVPKKFLNKERGTIVEWR
- a CDS encoding tetratricopeptide repeat-containing sensor histidine kinase; its protein translation is MSGYSQDKIRKTEEILAKTQGEERIVLLKELSSLYQYSDLEKSISYSKEIVTLSAHKPLEQATALYNLGNLYRKTNNFTRALDCHKQSLELRKLSTDYSAISASYNNIGEIYKILLKYEEALDYFNQALDIRIKNGSQKEVAYTLNNIGSVHWMKKEYANALEFYLKALEIRSKLNDKTDISATLNNLGNVYKSLNKYNKALDYYKKALKLRTEDGNKSLIAYTLNDIGGIYWRLNNYNESLNYYNRSLKLRKDLGNKRYTAATLKNIGTVYKDLNELDYSLKNYNESLKIYDEVGDLKEQANVFSLIGNLYRSFNNFDKSQEFHKIALNIHDKIGNVKGIAYSSNSIGEILMHYYKSDDALPYLNTAFKNAKLSNDRNLQKKTAENLFEYYSNKGDYQKALEYYRNFSNTQYDSIVDQLDKGKISEFEANYEISKNKDEIKSLKEYNRMQTILIYLFIALIISAGIISYILYKNIKFRKKATKTLKQKNKELEDINSRLKESKLILRDLNLTKDKIFNIISSDLREPFIDLNTISKKLIDSLEEKDIEAQKLLAREIRDLSSHTNNLVENILLWSASQAGKTNFVPQFFNMKEHLCKTLQKLSGPLIEKNIKVIYNMDNSSMAYADPAAITEVFKNLISNAIKFSYPEGTITLSTRVKKYLIELEISDEGVGMSKKNLNKIFRLDSNYLALGTAKEKGAGIGLLLCKEYIEKNGGKIWAESEENIGSSFFITIPKSEKLLDSVPKSNS
- the rpsT gene encoding 30S ribosomal protein S20, which gives rise to MANHQSAIKRIRQSEKKRVHNKYYAKTARNAVRKLRATSDKEAANELLPKVTAMLDKLAKINVIHKNKAANLKSKLASHVNKL